The Corynebacterium suranareeae genome window below encodes:
- a CDS encoding ABC transporter substrate-binding protein has protein sequence MSLKQTLKRTATTVLALGASAALLVACSEPSADTSADATGNASADSTGDATGDAITITAYTSEPEEKVDEINRAFMMANPDIKVEVYRAGTGDLTARIEAEKASGSVEADVLWAADAATFESYAAQGDLAELSDVDTSSVIDEALDAENFYVGTRIIPTVIAYNTEAIDQAELPTSWADLTDPKYAGQLVMPDPAVSGAAAFNASVWKNDPALGEDWITALGENQPMIAQSNGPASQEIAGGGHPVGIVVDYLVRDLAAAGSPIDTIYASEGSPYITEPAGVFADSDKKEAAQRYINFLLSAEGQEIAIEQAYLPVREDVGTPEGTPELADIELMTPDLEVVTADKAAAVEFFQNAMN, from the coding sequence ATGTCTTTAAAGCAGACTTTAAAGCGCACTGCCACCACTGTTTTAGCTCTCGGCGCTTCTGCAGCTTTACTCGTGGCTTGTTCTGAACCCTCAGCAGACACCTCAGCAGATGCGACTGGGAATGCTTCGGCGGATTCAACTGGGGATGCAACAGGGGATGCAATCACCATCACGGCGTACACCTCTGAGCCGGAGGAAAAAGTCGATGAGATCAATCGGGCCTTCATGATGGCAAACCCGGATATCAAGGTCGAGGTGTACCGGGCAGGTACTGGTGATCTAACTGCTCGTATTGAGGCCGAAAAGGCTTCTGGTTCTGTGGAAGCTGATGTGCTGTGGGCTGCTGATGCCGCAACGTTTGAGTCTTATGCAGCACAAGGTGATCTTGCAGAACTCAGTGATGTGGATACTTCAAGCGTCATCGACGAGGCATTGGATGCGGAGAACTTTTATGTAGGTACGCGCATTATTCCTACCGTGATTGCATATAACACGGAAGCTATCGATCAGGCGGAGCTGCCGACCTCGTGGGCTGATCTGACTGATCCTAAATATGCCGGCCAGTTGGTCATGCCGGATCCTGCAGTGTCTGGCGCTGCTGCGTTTAATGCTTCTGTGTGGAAGAACGATCCTGCGTTGGGTGAAGATTGGATCACAGCACTAGGTGAAAACCAACCCATGATCGCTCAATCCAATGGCCCTGCTTCCCAGGAAATTGCCGGCGGCGGACACCCAGTGGGCATTGTGGTGGATTATTTGGTGCGAGATCTGGCAGCTGCGGGCTCCCCGATCGACACCATCTACGCCTCTGAAGGTTCTCCTTATATCACTGAGCCTGCAGGCGTGTTTGCTGATTCAGATAAGAAGGAAGCAGCACAGCGCTACATCAACTTCCTCCTGTCTGCCGAGGGCCAGGAAATCGCTATTGAGCAGGCTTATCTACCAGTTCGAGAAGATGTTGGAACTCCAGAAGGCACCCCTGAATTGGCAGATATTGAGTTAATGACCCCTGATCTTGAGGTTGTTACCGCTGATAAGGCGGCTGCTGTTGAGTTCTTCCAAAATGCAATGAACTAG